A region of Phalacrocorax carbo chromosome 7, bPhaCar2.1, whole genome shotgun sequence DNA encodes the following proteins:
- the PLIN1 gene encoding perilipin-1 isoform X1: MLHPLHPWGGACLSPDPGSIVLWGCRSEKGDSQVQPCLRSRVCGSQICFAGGSIRMTAKKNQTLQNGSTKENVVQRVLQLPVVSSTCESLQRTYTSTKEAHPLVASVCEVYERGVQGASALAMRSVEPVVRRLEPQFAVANDLACRGLDHLEEKIPALQYPVDKLASELKDTISTPLQSAKSTIGTSMDKIMELAAEGYEATKNTVETTARYTRRNSVSQMAAAGVDTALGGLEKLMEYLLPEEDEEADQKSKETHGSAVKVSQQQPSAPSAPSTLDRIGALVSTASHRAYQQTTQSLQRAKAKGQELATWIPVLGSLAKPSEPEELQVHGDGQSTGWLSRRQSKVPEQKQEKAGKKDDNHTKEQAGDSPGLVGSVAHNLQTACASGISSVKKVPAVAWDAAEGLILFTPRRLSKAMETVDALGGTLVSAPKHLLGTLYSYVPLRRQSVKEEEAAGGSKPSPETEEKEEDSKPDTPSAEEKSQLKGDWRLYRGHHPLSFLGLEDPLFLRHNLYRSPAFEPECPLPRKSAFTPYNRRVSEGSYRFSPEAMYSRAYYTNLYSPAFKKD, from the exons ATGCTGCATCCATTGCACCCATGGGGAGGTGCATGTCTCAGCCCAGATCCCGGCTCCATCGTGCTCTGGGGGTGCAGGAGTGAAAAAGGTGATTCCCAAGTCCAGCCCTGCCTTCGCAGCAGGGTCTGTGGCTCCCAAATTTGCTTTGCAGGTGGATCCATCAGGATGACGGCAAAGAAGAATCAGACTCTGCAGAATGGAAGCACCAAG GAGAACGTGGTGCAGAGAGTCCTGCAGCTGCCGGTGGTGAGCTCAACCTGCGAAAGCCTCCAGCGAACCTACACCAGCACCAAGGAGGCCCACCCGCTCGTGGCCTCGGTGTGCGAGGTCTATGAGCGGGGCGTGCAGGGTGCCAGTGCCTTAGCCATGCGGAGCGTGGAGCCCGTGGTGCGCAGGCTGGAGCCTCAGT TTGCTGTGGCTAACGACCTGGCTTGCCGGGGCTTGGACCACCTGGAGGAGAAGATCCCTGCCCTCCAGTACCCCGTTGACAAG CTCGCATCTGAACTGAAGGACACCATCTCCACCCCACTCCAAAGTGCCAAAAGCACCATTGGCACCTCCATGGATAAGATCATGGAGCTGGCAGCGGAGGGCTATGAGGCCACCAAGAACACAGTGGAAACAACGGCAAGGTACACAAGGAGGAACTCGGTGAGCCAGATGGCAGCTGCGGGGGTCGACACAGccctgggagggctggagaagctgaTGGAGTACCTGCTGCCAGAGGAGGATGAAGAAGCAG ATCAGAAATCCAAGGAGACGCATGGGTCAGCAGTAAAGgtgtcccagcagcagcccagtgctcccagtgctcccagcacccTGGACCGGATTGGTGCCTTGGTTAGCACTGCCTCCCACCGTGCTTACCAGCAAACCACCCAAAGCCTCCAGCGTGCCAAAGCCAAAGGGCAGGAGCTGGCCACCTGGATCCCCGTCCTG ggCAGCTTGGCCAAGCCAAGTGAGCCCGAGGAGCTGCAGGTCCATGGTGATGGGCAGAGCACTGGCTGGCTGAGCCGGCGGCAGAGCAAGGTGCCGGAGCAGAAgcaggagaaggcagggaagaaggaCGACAACCACACCAAGGAG CAGGCAGGGGACAGCCCCGGGCTGGTGGGCAGCGTGGCTCACAACCTGCAAACTGCCTGTGCCTCCGGCATTTCCAGCGTGAAGAAGGTCCCGGCCGTGGCCTGGGATGCGGCAGAGGGCTTGATCCTCTTCACCCCCCGCAGGCTGTCCAAAGCCATGGAGACGGTGGATGCTCTTGGGGGGACCCTCGTCAGTGCCCCCAAGCATCTGCTGGGCACCCTGTATAGCTATGTGCCG CTCCGCAGGCAGTCAGtaaaggaagaggaggcagcCGGGGGCAGCAAGCCCAGCCCAGAgacagaggagaaggaggaggactCCAAGCCTGACACCCCCTCTGCAGAGGAGAAATCCCAGCTGAAGGGTGACTGGCGGCTGTACCGTGGCCATCACCCCCTCTCCTTCCTGGGGCTGGAGGACCCCCTCTTCCTGCGGCACAACCTCTACCGCAGCCCTGCCTTCGAGCCCGAGTGCCCCCTCCCGCGGAAATCTGCCTTCACCCCCTACAACAGGCGGGTGAGCGAGGGCTCCTACCGCTTCAGCCCCGAGGCCATGTACAGCCGGGCTTACTACACCAACCTCTACAGCCCTGCCTTCAAGAAAGACTGA
- the PLIN1 gene encoding perilipin-1 isoform X2, with protein sequence MLHPLHPWGGACLSPDPGSIVLWGCRSEKGDSQVQPCLRSRVCGSQICFAGGSIRMTAKKNQTLQNGSTKENVVQRVLQLPVVSSTCESLQRTYTSTKEAHPLVASVCEVYERGVQGASALAMRSVEPVVRRLEPQFAVANDLACRGLDHLEEKIPALQYPVDKLASELKDTISTPLQSAKSTIGTSMDKIMELAAEGYEATKNTVETTARYTRRNSVSQMAAAGVDTALGGLEKLMEYLLPEEDEEADQKSKETHGSAVKVSQQQPSAPSAPSTLDRIGALVSTASHRAYQQTTQSLQRAKAKGQELATWIPVLGSLAKPSEPEELQVHGDGQSTGWLSRRQSKVPEQKQEKAGKKDDNHTKEAGDSPGLVGSVAHNLQTACASGISSVKKVPAVAWDAAEGLILFTPRRLSKAMETVDALGGTLVSAPKHLLGTLYSYVPLRRQSVKEEEAAGGSKPSPETEEKEEDSKPDTPSAEEKSQLKGDWRLYRGHHPLSFLGLEDPLFLRHNLYRSPAFEPECPLPRKSAFTPYNRRVSEGSYRFSPEAMYSRAYYTNLYSPAFKKD encoded by the exons ATGCTGCATCCATTGCACCCATGGGGAGGTGCATGTCTCAGCCCAGATCCCGGCTCCATCGTGCTCTGGGGGTGCAGGAGTGAAAAAGGTGATTCCCAAGTCCAGCCCTGCCTTCGCAGCAGGGTCTGTGGCTCCCAAATTTGCTTTGCAGGTGGATCCATCAGGATGACGGCAAAGAAGAATCAGACTCTGCAGAATGGAAGCACCAAG GAGAACGTGGTGCAGAGAGTCCTGCAGCTGCCGGTGGTGAGCTCAACCTGCGAAAGCCTCCAGCGAACCTACACCAGCACCAAGGAGGCCCACCCGCTCGTGGCCTCGGTGTGCGAGGTCTATGAGCGGGGCGTGCAGGGTGCCAGTGCCTTAGCCATGCGGAGCGTGGAGCCCGTGGTGCGCAGGCTGGAGCCTCAGT TTGCTGTGGCTAACGACCTGGCTTGCCGGGGCTTGGACCACCTGGAGGAGAAGATCCCTGCCCTCCAGTACCCCGTTGACAAG CTCGCATCTGAACTGAAGGACACCATCTCCACCCCACTCCAAAGTGCCAAAAGCACCATTGGCACCTCCATGGATAAGATCATGGAGCTGGCAGCGGAGGGCTATGAGGCCACCAAGAACACAGTGGAAACAACGGCAAGGTACACAAGGAGGAACTCGGTGAGCCAGATGGCAGCTGCGGGGGTCGACACAGccctgggagggctggagaagctgaTGGAGTACCTGCTGCCAGAGGAGGATGAAGAAGCAG ATCAGAAATCCAAGGAGACGCATGGGTCAGCAGTAAAGgtgtcccagcagcagcccagtgctcccagtgctcccagcacccTGGACCGGATTGGTGCCTTGGTTAGCACTGCCTCCCACCGTGCTTACCAGCAAACCACCCAAAGCCTCCAGCGTGCCAAAGCCAAAGGGCAGGAGCTGGCCACCTGGATCCCCGTCCTG ggCAGCTTGGCCAAGCCAAGTGAGCCCGAGGAGCTGCAGGTCCATGGTGATGGGCAGAGCACTGGCTGGCTGAGCCGGCGGCAGAGCAAGGTGCCGGAGCAGAAgcaggagaaggcagggaagaaggaCGACAACCACACCAAGGAG GCAGGGGACAGCCCCGGGCTGGTGGGCAGCGTGGCTCACAACCTGCAAACTGCCTGTGCCTCCGGCATTTCCAGCGTGAAGAAGGTCCCGGCCGTGGCCTGGGATGCGGCAGAGGGCTTGATCCTCTTCACCCCCCGCAGGCTGTCCAAAGCCATGGAGACGGTGGATGCTCTTGGGGGGACCCTCGTCAGTGCCCCCAAGCATCTGCTGGGCACCCTGTATAGCTATGTGCCG CTCCGCAGGCAGTCAGtaaaggaagaggaggcagcCGGGGGCAGCAAGCCCAGCCCAGAgacagaggagaaggaggaggactCCAAGCCTGACACCCCCTCTGCAGAGGAGAAATCCCAGCTGAAGGGTGACTGGCGGCTGTACCGTGGCCATCACCCCCTCTCCTTCCTGGGGCTGGAGGACCCCCTCTTCCTGCGGCACAACCTCTACCGCAGCCCTGCCTTCGAGCCCGAGTGCCCCCTCCCGCGGAAATCTGCCTTCACCCCCTACAACAGGCGGGTGAGCGAGGGCTCCTACCGCTTCAGCCCCGAGGCCATGTACAGCCGGGCTTACTACACCAACCTCTACAGCCCTGCCTTCAAGAAAGACTGA
- the PLIN1 gene encoding perilipin-1 isoform X3: MTAKKNQTLQNGSTKENVVQRVLQLPVVSSTCESLQRTYTSTKEAHPLVASVCEVYERGVQGASALAMRSVEPVVRRLEPQFAVANDLACRGLDHLEEKIPALQYPVDKLASELKDTISTPLQSAKSTIGTSMDKIMELAAEGYEATKNTVETTARYTRRNSVSQMAAAGVDTALGGLEKLMEYLLPEEDEEADQKSKETHGSAVKVSQQQPSAPSAPSTLDRIGALVSTASHRAYQQTTQSLQRAKAKGQELATWIPVLGSLAKPSEPEELQVHGDGQSTGWLSRRQSKVPEQKQEKAGKKDDNHTKEQAGDSPGLVGSVAHNLQTACASGISSVKKVPAVAWDAAEGLILFTPRRLSKAMETVDALGGTLVSAPKHLLGTLYSYVPLRRQSVKEEEAAGGSKPSPETEEKEEDSKPDTPSAEEKSQLKGDWRLYRGHHPLSFLGLEDPLFLRHNLYRSPAFEPECPLPRKSAFTPYNRRVSEGSYRFSPEAMYSRAYYTNLYSPAFKKD, from the exons ATGACGGCAAAGAAGAATCAGACTCTGCAGAATGGAAGCACCAAG GAGAACGTGGTGCAGAGAGTCCTGCAGCTGCCGGTGGTGAGCTCAACCTGCGAAAGCCTCCAGCGAACCTACACCAGCACCAAGGAGGCCCACCCGCTCGTGGCCTCGGTGTGCGAGGTCTATGAGCGGGGCGTGCAGGGTGCCAGTGCCTTAGCCATGCGGAGCGTGGAGCCCGTGGTGCGCAGGCTGGAGCCTCAGT TTGCTGTGGCTAACGACCTGGCTTGCCGGGGCTTGGACCACCTGGAGGAGAAGATCCCTGCCCTCCAGTACCCCGTTGACAAG CTCGCATCTGAACTGAAGGACACCATCTCCACCCCACTCCAAAGTGCCAAAAGCACCATTGGCACCTCCATGGATAAGATCATGGAGCTGGCAGCGGAGGGCTATGAGGCCACCAAGAACACAGTGGAAACAACGGCAAGGTACACAAGGAGGAACTCGGTGAGCCAGATGGCAGCTGCGGGGGTCGACACAGccctgggagggctggagaagctgaTGGAGTACCTGCTGCCAGAGGAGGATGAAGAAGCAG ATCAGAAATCCAAGGAGACGCATGGGTCAGCAGTAAAGgtgtcccagcagcagcccagtgctcccagtgctcccagcacccTGGACCGGATTGGTGCCTTGGTTAGCACTGCCTCCCACCGTGCTTACCAGCAAACCACCCAAAGCCTCCAGCGTGCCAAAGCCAAAGGGCAGGAGCTGGCCACCTGGATCCCCGTCCTG ggCAGCTTGGCCAAGCCAAGTGAGCCCGAGGAGCTGCAGGTCCATGGTGATGGGCAGAGCACTGGCTGGCTGAGCCGGCGGCAGAGCAAGGTGCCGGAGCAGAAgcaggagaaggcagggaagaaggaCGACAACCACACCAAGGAG CAGGCAGGGGACAGCCCCGGGCTGGTGGGCAGCGTGGCTCACAACCTGCAAACTGCCTGTGCCTCCGGCATTTCCAGCGTGAAGAAGGTCCCGGCCGTGGCCTGGGATGCGGCAGAGGGCTTGATCCTCTTCACCCCCCGCAGGCTGTCCAAAGCCATGGAGACGGTGGATGCTCTTGGGGGGACCCTCGTCAGTGCCCCCAAGCATCTGCTGGGCACCCTGTATAGCTATGTGCCG CTCCGCAGGCAGTCAGtaaaggaagaggaggcagcCGGGGGCAGCAAGCCCAGCCCAGAgacagaggagaaggaggaggactCCAAGCCTGACACCCCCTCTGCAGAGGAGAAATCCCAGCTGAAGGGTGACTGGCGGCTGTACCGTGGCCATCACCCCCTCTCCTTCCTGGGGCTGGAGGACCCCCTCTTCCTGCGGCACAACCTCTACCGCAGCCCTGCCTTCGAGCCCGAGTGCCCCCTCCCGCGGAAATCTGCCTTCACCCCCTACAACAGGCGGGTGAGCGAGGGCTCCTACCGCTTCAGCCCCGAGGCCATGTACAGCCGGGCTTACTACACCAACCTCTACAGCCCTGCCTTCAAGAAAGACTGA